A window of Kribbella sp. NBC_00382 genomic DNA:
ATCGGCGCCCGCGCCCTGGCCCTGGTCGGCACCGTCGGCTTCGCCGCCCTCGCCGTCGCCGTCGCCGACACCTGCAGCACCTGGCCGACCATCAGTGTCAACTGACCGTTCTGCCGGGCCGGCGGACCAGACCAGATCCACCGGCCCGGCAGAACGAACGTTTGACCCAGTCCCGGTCTGGAACATCACGAGGCAGGACCAACGTGCCGATATGACTGCGACGGCAACAAGTCGTCGTTAGAGTAAGCAGGCATGCAGACCCATGCGCCCAAAGTGGTCGGCAGAGCCGGGGAGATCGCTGATCTCGACCGGCTGCTGACCGAGGCTCGTGCCGGTCGTGGGGGTGCGGTTTTCCTGCTCGGCGAGCCTGGCATCGGCAAGAGCAGGCTGGCCGCCGTCAGTACCACCATCGCTCTCGACACCGGGATGGCCACGCTACGCGGCCGAGTAGGTGCAGTGGGCAACATGGTCGCCTTCCGGCCGTTCACCGAGGCGCTGCTGTCGTTGATCCGGCGCGGTGAGATGCCACAGTCGGAGGGGCTCGGACCGTACCGGCAAGTGCTCGGCCGGCTGGTCCCCGACTGGGATGACGGGACGGCCCACGAGACCGCGAGTTCTGCCGTCGTCCTGGGCGAGGGCATCCTCCGGCTGCTGACGCTGGTCGGCAAGGACCGCGGCTGCCTGCTGGTCCTCGAGGACCTGCACGGCTCCGACCCGGAGACGCTGGCAGTGGTCGAGTACCTGCTCGACAACCTCGCCGAGCAACCGATCGCGCTGGTCGCGACCGTGCGCTCCGAGCGCTGCGCAGCTCAGGAGCTGGCAACGCTGTCAGCCCAACGCGGCACCGCCGAGTTGATCGATCTGCAGCCGTTGCGCCGGGACGAGGTCGGCGAGCTCGCGGCGGGGTGTCTCGAGGTACCGGCGGCCGGCGTACCGGATCAGCTGACCGGCCAGCTCTGGCGGGACAGTGCCGGAATCCCTTTCATCGTTGAGGAACTGCTGCAGGAGTTCAGCCGGTCGGGGCAGCTGCTGTCGGCTCCGGACGGCAGCATCCAGCTCGTCGAAGGACTGCAGACCAACGTGCCCGCCGCGGTCATCCGCAGCATCAGCAGCCGGACCAACCAGCTGGGCCCGCAGTCGCGCGACCTGCTGATCCTGGCGGCAGTCATCGGGCATCGCTTTCCCCTGAGCGTGGTCCGTAAGGCGACGGGCACCGACGAGCGTCTGCTGCTCGCGACCCTGCGAGCCGGGCTGGCGGCGCAGCTGGTCGGCCCGGACGAGCCGGTACCAGACTGGTACGCGTTCCGGCACCCGTTGACCGCAGATGCGCTGCTGGCCGGGCTCACGCCGACCGAGCGGGCGATGCTCGCTCGCCGCTGCGCCGACGCGATCGAGGAGCTGCACCCCGGCCTGCCTGGCGAGTGGTGCCAGATGGTCGCCAAGCTTGCCGAGACCGGTGGGGACATGGCTCGGGCGGGGCGACTGTTCGCCACCGCCGGCCGGAGGTCCTTCGACGACGGCTCGATGGGCTCGGCGGTGAACCTGCTCGAGCGGGCCACCACGCTGCTGTCCGACGACCCCGACACCAGCTACCGGGCCGAAGTACTGGGCTCTCTGCTGATCGCGCTCAGCGAGACCGGCTTGTTCGACGAGACCGGCCGGCATGCGGAGACCATCGAGGAGATGGCTGACCGCAACCTGGACAGCCGCAAGGTCGCCGCACTGCACATCCAGCTGGCCAACCTCGAACACATGGCCGGCCACTGGTCTACAGCGATGACCCAGGTCGCGACTGCCCGCTCCTTGCTCGGCCCGGCGGGCAGCGACGCGGACCTGGCGCCGCTGGACGCCATCGCCGCCCACCTCGAGCTGGCCCGGCCCAGCCCTGGTCGGCTCCGCTCGGCCACCGAGCTGGCCACCCGTGCAGCCGAGGCCGCCGAGCGCGCCAAGCTGCCTGCGGTCGCCTGCGACGCGCTGCAGTTGCTCGGCATCCTGTCGCGCGAGCACGACCTGGCAAAGTCGATCGAGTACTTCCACCGCGCCCGGCAGGTCGCCGAAGAGCACAACATGACCTTCCAGCGGGTCTGCTCGCACCTGTTCCAGGCCGGCACCATCTGCCTCACCAACGGGAGCATCGTCGAGCTGGAACGGGCCCAGCAGCAGGCGCTGCGGATCGGTGCCATCCCGCTCGCGTACGAGGTCGACGGCATCCTCGGTCAGCAGGCGATCCTGCGCGCGGAGTACGACAAGGCCGCGGTGATCCTGGAGGAGTGCCTGGAGGTGACCACCCGACTCAAGCTCGGCCGCGGCGCCACCTACATCTTGGTGACCAAGGCGATCATGTACGCCCACCAGGGCCGCCGTGGACTGATGGAGCAGACCCTCCAGGAAGCCGCCGGCTGGGGCGAACGCGGCTCGACCGAGCTCCCCTACTCCTACGGCCTGGCCAGGACGTTCTGCGCCCTTCTCGAGGAGAACCGGGAACTCGCCGACTCGGAGATGGCCCAGGCGCTCGCGTACGACGCCCAGAACCCGACCACCTTCCACACCTCCGGCAAAAACGGTCTCGGCCTGCTGCTCGGTGTACTGGCGAAGCGGCACAGCTGGCCGCACCTCGAAGCGGTGACCGCCACCGCGGCGAGCGGGATGCGCTGGAACCAGCAGTTCGTCCAGTTGGCCCACGCCGTGCTGCTCGGCCGCGACGAACAGTTCGCCGAGGCAGAGGCGATGGTCGCGGAGGCACTGGAGACTTCGTCGCTGTACCCGATGGCTCAGCACCTTGGTCTGCGGCTGGTTGCGGAGGCTGCGGCTGAGGACGGGTGGGGGGAGCCGGTGGTTTGGTTGCGGCAGGCGGAGGATTACTTCCATAACGCTGAGGTGCCGGCGGTGGCTAGTGCTTGTCGGAGTATGTTGCGGCAGTTGGGGGCTACCGTTTCGCAGCGGCGTACTGGGTCTGATCAGGTGCCGGCTCATCTCAGGCAGCTGGGGATCACTACGCGGGAGTTCGAAGTTGTGCAACTGCTGGTGGATCGGATCGGGAACAAGTCGATCGCTTCGCGGTTGCACATCTCGCCGCGGACGGTGGAGAAGCATGTCGCGAGCTTGATGACCAAGACTCAGCAGCCGGATCGGGAGGCGTTGAGCAGCTTTGCGCGGACGGTGCTGCAAGACTGAAGTT
This region includes:
- a CDS encoding helix-turn-helix transcriptional regulator; amino-acid sequence: MQTHAPKVVGRAGEIADLDRLLTEARAGRGGAVFLLGEPGIGKSRLAAVSTTIALDTGMATLRGRVGAVGNMVAFRPFTEALLSLIRRGEMPQSEGLGPYRQVLGRLVPDWDDGTAHETASSAVVLGEGILRLLTLVGKDRGCLLVLEDLHGSDPETLAVVEYLLDNLAEQPIALVATVRSERCAAQELATLSAQRGTAELIDLQPLRRDEVGELAAGCLEVPAAGVPDQLTGQLWRDSAGIPFIVEELLQEFSRSGQLLSAPDGSIQLVEGLQTNVPAAVIRSISSRTNQLGPQSRDLLILAAVIGHRFPLSVVRKATGTDERLLLATLRAGLAAQLVGPDEPVPDWYAFRHPLTADALLAGLTPTERAMLARRCADAIEELHPGLPGEWCQMVAKLAETGGDMARAGRLFATAGRRSFDDGSMGSAVNLLERATTLLSDDPDTSYRAEVLGSLLIALSETGLFDETGRHAETIEEMADRNLDSRKVAALHIQLANLEHMAGHWSTAMTQVATARSLLGPAGSDADLAPLDAIAAHLELARPSPGRLRSATELATRAAEAAERAKLPAVACDALQLLGILSREHDLAKSIEYFHRARQVAEEHNMTFQRVCSHLFQAGTICLTNGSIVELERAQQQALRIGAIPLAYEVDGILGQQAILRAEYDKAAVILEECLEVTTRLKLGRGATYILVTKAIMYAHQGRRGLMEQTLQEAAGWGERGSTELPYSYGLARTFCALLEENRELADSEMAQALAYDAQNPTTFHTSGKNGLGLLLGVLAKRHSWPHLEAVTATAASGMRWNQQFVQLAHAVLLGRDEQFAEAEAMVAEALETSSLYPMAQHLGLRLVAEAAAEDGWGEPVVWLRQAEDYFHNAEVPAVASACRSMLRQLGATVSQRRTGSDQVPAHLRQLGITTREFEVVQLLVDRIGNKSIASRLHISPRTVEKHVASLMTKTQQPDREALSSFARTVLQD